In one window of Cytophagaceae bacterium ABcell3 DNA:
- a CDS encoding transcriptional regulator codes for MKSLITNLNKAFENRIRLGIMSVLMVTDWVDFREMKEKLDVTDGNLASHAAALEKIGFIRVRKSFIGKKPNTAFSVTDEGRKAFKEHLNALESLIRNNENL; via the coding sequence GTGAAGTCTTTAATAACCAATTTAAATAAAGCTTTTGAAAACCGGATTCGACTGGGTATTATGTCAGTACTAATGGTAACTGACTGGGTAGACTTTCGCGAGATGAAAGAGAAACTGGATGTCACTGATGGCAACCTGGCTAGTCATGCGGCCGCCCTGGAAAAGATTGGTTTCATAAGGGTACGAAAATCATTTATTGGTAAAAAGCCCAATACTGCTTTTTCGGTAACGGATGAAGGACGCAAAGCTTTTAAGGAACACCTTAATGCCTTGGAGTCATTGATTCGAAACAATGAAAACTTATGA
- a CDS encoding DUF2809 domain-containing protein: MKIRFLYFGIVLIIIVLGMSSRVFASQIPVFIADHAGDALWAAMVYFGCRMLWPDRGMVFSVVLSLSFSFFIELSQLYQAEWLNYLRSTTVGALVLGRSFVLIDFVRYTIGIALAYSLDYVPKVLNRRIRKFFSV; encoded by the coding sequence ATGAAGATAAGGTTTTTATATTTTGGTATTGTTCTAATAATTATTGTCTTGGGAATGTCTTCCAGAGTTTTTGCTTCTCAAATCCCGGTTTTTATAGCGGATCATGCCGGCGATGCACTTTGGGCAGCCATGGTTTACTTTGGATGCAGGATGCTTTGGCCAGATAGAGGGATGGTTTTCTCTGTTGTACTAAGTTTGTCTTTTAGCTTTTTTATAGAGCTAAGCCAGCTGTATCAGGCTGAATGGCTTAATTATCTCAGAAGTACAACGGTTGGCGCTTTAGTATTGGGGCGTAGTTTTGTTCTAATTGACTTTGTTCGGTACACCATAGGAATTGCCTTAGCATATTCTTTAGATTATGTACCTAAAGTTTTGAATAGAAGGATTCGGAAATTCTTTTCCGTATAA
- the hisF gene encoding imidazole glycerol phosphate synthase subunit HisF: MLTKRIIPCLDVKDGKTVKGVNFENLRDAGDPVELGKLYADQGADELVFLDISATNEKRKTLSELVRKVASEINIPFTVGGGISSVEDVSVLLNAGADKVSINSSAVKNPGLIDQLAKAFGSQCIVVAIDTKVYENTHKIHTHGGKKPTDIDTFEWAKEVTDRGAGELLITSMDHDGTKAGFANEINARISSSVPIPVIASGGAGNMEHFAEAFSKGKADAALAASIFHFREIGIPDLKNYLSNNNIPVRI; the protein is encoded by the coding sequence ATGCTTACTAAAAGAATCATTCCCTGTCTTGATGTAAAAGACGGCAAAACAGTCAAAGGGGTCAATTTTGAAAACCTTAGGGATGCCGGAGACCCAGTAGAACTAGGGAAGCTGTATGCTGACCAAGGCGCTGATGAGCTCGTATTTCTGGACATAAGTGCCACCAATGAAAAAAGAAAAACCCTTTCTGAACTTGTTAGGAAAGTTGCCAGCGAAATAAATATTCCCTTCACGGTAGGAGGGGGCATATCTTCTGTTGAAGATGTTTCTGTTTTGCTCAATGCAGGAGCCGATAAAGTATCTATTAACTCTTCGGCAGTAAAGAACCCTGGGCTTATTGATCAATTAGCAAAAGCCTTTGGAAGTCAATGTATAGTAGTAGCCATTGATACGAAAGTGTACGAAAATACACATAAAATTCATACCCATGGTGGCAAAAAACCAACAGACATTGACACTTTTGAGTGGGCAAAAGAGGTAACTGACCGTGGCGCCGGAGAACTGCTGATAACCAGTATGGACCACGATGGTACTAAAGCTGGCTTTGCCAATGAAATTAACGCTCGCATATCAAGCTCGGTTCCGATTCCTGTTATTGCTTCGGGGGGTGCGGGAAATATGGAACATTTTGCCGAAGCTTTCTCCAAAGGTAAGGCCGATGCAGCCTTGGCCGCAAGTATTTTTCATTTTAGGGAAATTGGCATTCCAGACCTCAAAAACTATCTTTCTAATAACAATATTCCGGTAAGGATATGA
- the hisIE gene encoding bifunctional phosphoribosyl-AMP cyclohydrolase/phosphoribosyl-ATP diphosphatase HisIE, with the protein MNINFSKDGSGLVPAIIQDINTRQVLMTGYMNEEALEKTKSEGKVTFYSRSKQRLWTKGETSENYLLVKEILGDCDHDAILIKVHPQGPTCHTGSDTCWNEKNEGKAYFIEHLKNVIRKRKEQPDEKSYTSSLFAKGVNKVAQKVGEEAVELVIEAKDDNKDLFLGEAADLLFHYLVLLEQKNIDLDEVMDVLIKRHGK; encoded by the coding sequence ATGAATATAAATTTTTCAAAAGACGGAAGTGGCTTAGTACCGGCCATTATACAAGACATTAACACTCGTCAGGTACTAATGACTGGCTATATGAACGAAGAGGCCTTAGAAAAAACCAAAAGTGAAGGAAAGGTAACTTTCTATAGCCGTAGCAAGCAGCGGCTTTGGACAAAAGGCGAAACTTCCGAAAACTACCTTTTGGTAAAGGAAATACTAGGGGACTGCGATCATGATGCTATTCTTATAAAGGTACATCCGCAAGGCCCGACATGCCATACAGGTAGTGATACTTGCTGGAATGAAAAAAATGAAGGAAAAGCTTACTTTATCGAGCACCTCAAAAATGTAATCAGGAAACGCAAAGAACAACCTGATGAAAAGTCTTATACCAGTTCTCTGTTTGCCAAAGGAGTCAATAAAGTGGCGCAAAAGGTAGGCGAGGAAGCTGTAGAATTGGTCATTGAAGCCAAAGATGACAATAAAGACCTGTTCCTTGGAGAAGCTGCCGATTTGCTATTCCACTACCTTGTACTCTTAGAGCAAAAAAACATTGACCTGGACGAGGTGATGGACGTATTGATAAAAAGACATGGCAAATAG
- a CDS encoding diacylglycerol kinase family protein: MILKSIKSFRYAFQGLWIMIKMENNVRVHLTATIFVLLLGLSLKLSSGEWLWISLSIFSVWLAEAFNTAMEKLVDLVSPEKNALAGLIKDVAAAGVLLAALFSVTVALLVFTPYIMAFLNL, from the coding sequence ATGATTCTTAAAAGCATTAAAAGTTTCCGGTATGCCTTTCAGGGGTTATGGATTATGATAAAGATGGAAAACAATGTTAGGGTACATCTTACGGCCACAATTTTCGTACTACTTCTTGGCTTATCTTTAAAGCTCTCGAGTGGGGAGTGGTTGTGGATTAGTCTGTCTATATTTTCTGTCTGGCTGGCTGAAGCGTTTAATACCGCTATGGAAAAACTGGTAGACTTAGTCTCTCCGGAAAAAAACGCATTGGCTGGATTAATAAAAGATGTGGCGGCTGCCGGTGTACTTTTGGCTGCTTTGTTTTCGGTAACGGTGGCTTTACTGGTTTTTACTCCTTACATTATGGCCTTTTTAAATTTATGA
- a CDS encoding peptidylprolyl isomerase — MINAVMHTDKGVMKIEFYEKDAPNTVKNFVDLSKKGFYDGLSFHRVIPNFVVQGGCPDGTGAGGPGYTIKCELEGENQYHDKGVLSMAHAGRNTGGSQFFICHNRDNTQHLDRNHTCFGKVVEGLDVIDQIRQGDKIQKIEITESAS, encoded by the coding sequence ATGATCAATGCTGTAATGCATACCGACAAGGGAGTAATGAAAATTGAGTTTTATGAAAAGGATGCTCCCAATACAGTGAAAAACTTTGTAGACCTTTCCAAAAAAGGCTTTTATGATGGCTTAAGCTTTCATAGGGTAATCCCTAACTTTGTTGTCCAAGGAGGATGTCCTGATGGTACAGGTGCAGGTGGTCCAGGATATACCATAAAATGTGAACTTGAAGGGGAAAATCAATATCATGATAAAGGAGTTTTATCTATGGCGCATGCTGGTAGAAATACCGGTGGTTCCCAGTTTTTCATTTGTCACAACAGAGACAACACACAACACTTAGACAGAAACCACACCTGCTTTGGGAAAGTAGTAGAGGGGTTGGATGTGATTGACCAAATAAGACAAGGTGACAAAATCCAAAAAATCGAAATCACTGAAAGCGCATCATAA
- the hisA gene encoding 1-(5-phosphoribosyl)-5-[(5-phosphoribosylamino)methylideneamino]imidazole-4-carboxamide isomerase — protein sequence MEIIPAIDIIDGKCVRLTRGDFNLRTDYSENPLEVAKAFEGAGIRRLHLVDLDGARQKKIINSKVLETIASQTSLKVDFGGGLQSDEDVELAFNSGAYQITGGSIAVRDEEMFSRWITKFGIDKIILGADAQNGKIAVSGWQEVTEIGVMDLIRKYCEKYGLRYIICTDVAKDGLLQGPSFQLYKDIMDEFPYVNLIASGGVTTKDDIKRLEEAGIYGAIVGKAFYEGKISLEDLAEFSS from the coding sequence ATTGAAATAATACCTGCAATTGACATTATTGATGGTAAGTGCGTAAGACTTACCCGTGGTGATTTTAACCTTCGGACAGATTACAGTGAAAACCCTCTTGAAGTTGCCAAGGCTTTTGAAGGTGCCGGCATAAGGCGTCTGCATTTGGTCGACTTAGATGGAGCTAGGCAAAAAAAGATAATAAACAGCAAGGTTTTAGAAACTATAGCTTCTCAAACAAGCCTAAAAGTTGATTTTGGCGGTGGTTTACAATCTGACGAAGATGTTGAACTAGCTTTTAACAGTGGCGCTTACCAAATTACCGGAGGTAGCATTGCAGTCCGTGACGAAGAAATGTTTTCCAGATGGATTACAAAGTTCGGTATTGACAAAATTATCCTTGGGGCAGATGCTCAAAACGGAAAAATAGCTGTAAGCGGCTGGCAAGAAGTGACAGAGATCGGTGTCATGGATCTCATTAGAAAATATTGTGAAAAATATGGGCTACGATACATTATCTGTACAGATGTAGCCAAAGACGGATTATTGCAAGGGCCATCATTCCAGCTTTATAAAGACATTATGGATGAGTTTCCTTATGTAAACCTAATAGCCAGTGGTGGGGTAACGACCAAAGATGATATCAAAAGGCTAGAGGAGGCAGGTATATACGGAGCTATTGTTGGCAAAGCGTTTTATGAGGGGAAAATTTCACTTGAAGACCTTGCGGAATTTTCTTCTTAA
- a CDS encoding murein L,D-transpeptidase catalytic domain family protein has product MKRFIIYTLIALFIYTPRSVFSRDENYSEYVVKSTESLDKAVDKVKGSQERENYEQHLEEIYKAAALDSTGLSFEVFRKGVTGYYNMLENQVLQNQSIVTIIDYTKPSTEKRLWIIDLDKREIVEHTLVAHGKNTGDNVALNFSNAPGSHMSSQGFFVTKNIYQGKHGKSLRIEGLDENFNNNALSRAIVIHGASYVCDDFVSQNGRLGRSHGCPAVPVDKTNTIIDLVHGGSCVFINSGSPDYYSDFLNENAAIKIYNAMNA; this is encoded by the coding sequence ATGAAACGATTTATTATTTACACTTTAATTGCACTATTTATTTACACACCAAGAAGTGTTTTTTCTCGTGATGAGAATTATTCAGAATATGTTGTAAAAAGCACTGAGTCACTTGACAAAGCAGTAGACAAAGTAAAAGGTTCACAAGAAAGAGAAAACTATGAACAACACCTGGAGGAAATCTATAAAGCTGCTGCACTAGACTCTACCGGGTTAAGTTTCGAAGTGTTCCGTAAAGGTGTTACTGGGTATTATAACATGTTGGAAAACCAGGTTTTGCAAAACCAGTCAATTGTTACCATTATAGACTATACCAAACCATCTACAGAAAAAAGGCTTTGGATCATTGATTTGGATAAAAGGGAGATTGTGGAGCATACATTAGTAGCCCATGGTAAAAACACTGGTGATAATGTAGCATTAAACTTTTCTAATGCACCAGGCTCACATATGAGTAGCCAAGGTTTTTTTGTTACCAAGAACATTTACCAAGGAAAACATGGAAAATCATTGAGAATAGAAGGCCTTGATGAAAACTTCAACAACAACGCTTTGTCACGGGCCATAGTCATTCACGGAGCAAGCTATGTTTGCGATGACTTTGTTAGTCAAAACGGAAGATTAGGCAGAAGCCACGGATGTCCAGCCGTGCCTGTAGACAAGACCAATACAATTATTGACCTAGTCCATGGAGGTAGCTGTGTTTTTATAAACTCTGGAAGTCCAGATTACTACTCAGATTTTTTAAATGAAAACGCTGCAATCAAAATCTACAATGCGATGAACGCTTGA
- a CDS encoding DUF4173 domain-containing protein: protein MKKSDALFIVLIAAYSYLFYAQSAGINFLLFTILVTSSIALQKPFLMKSPAWLVAAIGSILASVCVFLYGNTLSVFANILSMLLAAGFSANRKASVIFSLLHALYSYVMSLPEMFIQFAERLEKHPDNPSGDWIKKVLVVVLPVLVTFCFVLLYRSANPLFDELVAKIDLSFISWGMLFFTLTGMPLVYGTFAQKHIPWLKEIDQAASDKLQENSSDSGFLSSIVNEFQSGVILLYLLNGLLLVVNVVDFQFLLSLNKLPHGITYSTFLHQSINTLIFSIIVAIAVILFYFRGNLNFHKNRKHLKVLAFAWIVQNGILIITSAAKNNLYIMEYALTYKRIGVYVYLLLCLIGLIITYLKNKNTHSNWFLFRKSSWAFYVVLIGSCFFPWDQIIVSHNLSKPAPDERYLLSLSASVIPEMLRYQQNYGSDPTVSMLLSEKAISYAYKQNDKGWQSLNLDDVRVQQAIKENWQFIKAHQNLK from the coding sequence ATGAAAAAATCTGATGCTTTGTTTATTGTTTTAATAGCTGCTTACAGCTACTTGTTTTATGCTCAATCGGCAGGCATAAACTTTCTCTTGTTTACTATTTTGGTAACAAGCAGTATTGCACTCCAAAAGCCTTTTTTGATGAAAAGCCCTGCATGGTTGGTGGCGGCTATAGGGAGTATATTGGCCTCAGTTTGTGTGTTCCTTTATGGTAACACGCTGTCGGTTTTTGCAAACATCTTATCCATGCTTCTGGCTGCTGGCTTTTCAGCTAATCGTAAGGCTTCGGTTATCTTTTCCTTGTTGCATGCCTTGTATAGTTACGTGATGAGCTTGCCTGAGATGTTTATCCAATTTGCCGAAAGGCTCGAAAAACATCCAGATAACCCATCCGGGGATTGGATAAAGAAGGTTTTGGTTGTTGTCCTGCCTGTGCTTGTGACATTCTGTTTTGTTCTTCTTTACCGAAGTGCCAATCCTCTTTTTGATGAACTGGTGGCAAAGATCGATTTAAGCTTTATATCGTGGGGAATGCTCTTTTTCACCCTCACGGGTATGCCTTTAGTATATGGAACATTTGCCCAAAAGCATATCCCATGGTTGAAGGAAATAGACCAGGCTGCTTCTGATAAACTACAGGAAAACAGTTCTGATAGCGGTTTCTTGTCATCTATAGTCAATGAATTTCAGTCTGGTGTGATTTTGTTGTACCTGCTAAATGGTCTTTTGCTAGTTGTAAATGTTGTTGATTTTCAATTTCTTTTATCATTAAATAAGCTTCCTCATGGAATTACTTATTCAACATTTCTACACCAAAGCATTAACACGCTAATTTTTTCTATCATTGTTGCTATTGCTGTTATTCTATTTTATTTCCGGGGAAACCTAAACTTTCATAAAAACAGGAAACACTTGAAGGTACTGGCTTTTGCCTGGATTGTTCAGAATGGTATTCTCATCATAACCAGCGCTGCAAAGAACAATCTGTACATCATGGAATATGCATTGACCTATAAAAGGATAGGCGTATATGTGTATCTGTTGTTGTGCCTGATAGGGTTAATTATTACCTATTTAAAGAATAAAAATACTCATAGTAATTGGTTTCTGTTCCGAAAAAGTAGCTGGGCTTTTTATGTGGTATTAATAGGCAGTTGCTTTTTTCCATGGGATCAAATAATTGTCTCGCACAACCTTTCCAAACCTGCGCCTGATGAAAGGTATTTATTATCCTTATCCGCTTCTGTAATACCTGAAATGCTCCGTTACCAGCAAAACTATGGTTCTGACCCAACGGTCAGTATGCTACTGAGTGAGAAAGCTATAAGCTATGCTTATAAACAAAACGATAAAGGCTGGCAGTCTCTGAACTTGGATGATGTAAGGGTACAACAGGCCATTAAGGAAAACTGGCAGTTCATTAAAGCTCATCAAAACCTAAAGTAA
- a CDS encoding WG repeat-containing protein: MIQIRNKAKVFILGFGLFFTFSANAQRGSNCPEDLVPKYGSNRQWGYANLLGHWVIEPIYTKVSPYIGNMAIVQKGKLSGVIDCDGKVVLQPKYEKVSNYRYGKAWVMKDGLWGLVDDKGRELMPPRYAEVNQVPYTELSWVRRGDLWGLFNEEKGNFICQPQFPFVQVLSSGSTLIKMDEKFGILNHVNCKYLYEPEIESIKKVGTYTYAIKKGDHYGLINHIGKKVAAVVFDDIERIDNELLILKKENQYGMSTMTGDTLLPVQFDAIGKLSEHYISVSKDGKHGFANRLGRLLIDPVYEEATDFKNKRAIVKKDGKYGVINLKNQFVIKPEHREISRNSSGDIFFVPASQSTFYIYDKSGSKLSADAYEKIYEEDTITSMRVVKDGQIRFLDLVAQNYLSDDSYEDASAFEDDYALVKIDGKWGMINRAGELLLPAEYDQATFEYFLQKLVIKIEKDGKEGIAEVSGKVVVPAEYDMIAPALPNYLKVKQGGKYGIIRTSGNVITPMHFDYLSNAIEDQGQPAWPAIAKKKNKYGLVNERGEEVLPIKAVDIHYAGEGYFAVKQKKKYGLMNSRCTNEYKADYDAIGTFSDGLVPVKKKNKWGYLNTRTDLKIPVQFKEAGMFQDHMAVVQKGKKWGVIDTSGKFIVDADYESFEEKNGERLLYKDDNAFKLQEDGSLQSL, encoded by the coding sequence ATGATACAGATTCGTAATAAAGCAAAAGTATTTATATTGGGCTTCGGCCTTTTTTTTACCTTTTCGGCCAATGCACAAAGAGGAAGCAATTGCCCAGAAGACTTGGTACCCAAGTATGGGAGCAATAGGCAGTGGGGATATGCCAACCTTTTAGGACATTGGGTCATAGAACCCATATACACCAAAGTGTCGCCCTATATCGGCAATATGGCCATTGTGCAAAAGGGTAAGTTGTCCGGAGTTATTGACTGTGACGGAAAAGTGGTCCTTCAGCCCAAGTACGAGAAGGTGTCTAACTATAGGTATGGTAAAGCTTGGGTGATGAAAGATGGTTTATGGGGCTTGGTCGATGATAAAGGAAGAGAGCTAATGCCGCCAAGGTATGCAGAAGTTAACCAAGTACCGTATACCGAACTTAGCTGGGTTAGGAGGGGAGACCTGTGGGGACTTTTTAATGAGGAAAAAGGCAACTTTATATGCCAGCCACAATTCCCTTTTGTACAGGTACTATCCAGCGGATCTACACTGATCAAAATGGATGAAAAATTTGGTATTCTTAACCATGTTAACTGCAAGTACCTATACGAGCCGGAAATCGAAAGCATCAAAAAAGTAGGAACCTATACCTATGCCATCAAAAAAGGTGATCACTATGGACTGATCAACCATATTGGAAAGAAAGTAGCGGCAGTAGTGTTTGACGACATCGAAAGGATCGATAATGAATTGCTGATTCTAAAAAAAGAAAACCAATATGGCATGAGTACCATGACTGGCGACACCTTGCTGCCTGTTCAGTTTGATGCGATTGGAAAGCTCAGTGAACATTATATCTCTGTATCAAAAGATGGAAAACATGGGTTTGCCAACCGTTTAGGTAGGCTTCTTATAGATCCTGTATACGAAGAAGCCACTGATTTTAAAAATAAGCGCGCTATTGTAAAAAAAGATGGAAAATATGGGGTAATCAACCTCAAGAATCAGTTTGTCATTAAACCGGAGCACAGAGAAATAAGCAGGAACAGTTCTGGTGATATATTCTTTGTCCCAGCGAGTCAATCAACTTTCTATATCTATGACAAGAGTGGTTCAAAGCTTAGCGCTGATGCTTATGAAAAAATTTATGAAGAAGATACCATAACATCTATGCGTGTAGTGAAAGATGGGCAAATACGTTTTTTAGATCTCGTTGCTCAAAATTACTTGAGCGATGACAGTTATGAAGACGCATCTGCTTTTGAAGATGATTACGCATTAGTTAAAATAGATGGCAAGTGGGGTATGATAAACCGCGCAGGGGAACTGTTGCTTCCGGCCGAATATGATCAAGCAACTTTCGAATACTTCCTCCAGAAATTGGTAATAAAAATTGAGAAAGATGGAAAAGAAGGCATTGCTGAAGTATCAGGAAAAGTAGTTGTTCCAGCAGAATACGATATGATAGCACCGGCTTTGCCCAATTATTTAAAGGTAAAGCAAGGAGGTAAATATGGTATTATCAGAACTTCGGGCAATGTGATAACCCCCATGCACTTTGACTACCTGAGCAATGCTATAGAAGATCAAGGACAGCCTGCATGGCCAGCAATTGCGAAAAAGAAAAACAAATATGGGCTGGTCAATGAGCGGGGAGAGGAAGTGCTACCAATCAAAGCAGTTGATATTCACTACGCAGGAGAAGGATATTTTGCTGTAAAGCAGAAGAAAAAATATGGACTGATGAACTCGAGGTGTACCAATGAGTACAAAGCTGATTACGATGCTATAGGCACGTTTTCCGATGGATTGGTGCCTGTGAAAAAGAAAAATAAATGGGGTTACCTGAATACTAGGACAGACTTGAAAATACCGGTTCAGTTTAAAGAAGCAGGTATGTTCCAAGATCATATGGCCGTAGTGCAAAAAGGTAAAAAATGGGGGGTAATAGACACTTCAGGAAAATTTATAGTGGATGCAGACTATGAAAGCTTTGAAGAAAAAAATGGCGAACGGCTCCTTTATAAAGACGATAACGCTTTTAAGTTACAAGAAGACGGGAGTCTGCAATCATTATAG